One window from the genome of Cryptomeria japonica chromosome 6, Sugi_1.0, whole genome shotgun sequence encodes:
- the LOC131069455 gene encoding uncharacterized protein LOC131069455 yields MKRGRKFYSRSLPTSIIRTGLLCLFTVLFLLALLKVPEFRQIVRRPSSLKKVLEYNSNANGLNSSLPPFLLRTDENTYVGSQGSQIFINCSCPQVVQNCTKDIKENFSAAIEVDKGNVSKTGYDFSILIGVLTRADLYERRHFLRMVYGIQSTVHAKVDVRFVFCNLTKDDQRILVPLEIMAYNDIIILNCEENMNEGKTYAYFSSLPKMGLRYDYVMKVDDDIYFRMDKLAESLKPLPRNDTYYGFVIPCDKMDPYDKYMSGMGYALSWDLVKWIEESPIAKNNTMGPEDLMVGKWLHEGKKAKNRFNNKPAMYDFPLSNGKCSHEFVPDTIAVHKLKNRERWFSVLTYFNFTSALKESKLYHLY; encoded by the coding sequence ATGAAGCGCGGCAGAAAATTCTACTCCCGTTCCTTGCCCACCTCAATAATCAGAACAGGGTTGCTATGCCTATTCACAGTTCTTTTCTTATTAGCCTTACTCAAAGTTCCAGAATTTAGACAAATAGTCAGAAGGCCCTCTAGTTTGAAGAAAGTATTGGAGTATAATTCTAATGCAAATGGTCTCAATTCATCGTTGCCACCATTTCTTCTGAGAACAGATGAGAATACTTATGTGGGTTCTCAAGGTAGCCAGATCTTCATCAATTGTAGCTGCCCACAAGTAGTTCAGAACTGTACAAAGGATATTAAAGAGAATTTCAGTGCAGCCATTGAAGTTGATAAGGGCAATGTCTCAAAGACTGGCTATGACTTCAGTATACTGATTGGAGTTCTAACAAGGGCAGATCTGTATGAAAGAAGACATTTTCTTCGTATGGTTTATGGAATCCAATCCACAGTCCATGCAAAAGTAGACGTCAGATTTGTGTTCTGCAATCTGACAAAGGATGATCAAAGAATCCTTGTGCCTCTGGAGATAATGGCGTATAATGATATCATAATATTAAACTGTGAGGAGAACATGAACGAAGGTAAGACTTATGCTTATTTTTCTAGTCTGCCAAAAATGGGATTGCGGTATGATTATGTTAtgaaggttgatgatgatatttattttAGGATGGATAAGTTGGCTGAGTCACTGAAGCCTTTACCAAGGAATGACACTTACTATGGTTTTGTTATACCCTGTGACAAAATGGATCCTTATGACAAGTATATGTCTGGTATGGGATATGCCctctcatgggatttggtgaaatggATTGAGGAGTCTCCTATTGCTAAGAATAATACAATGGGGCCAGAGGATCTGATGGTAGGAAAATGGTTACATGAAGGAAAGAAGGCTAAGAACAGATTTAACAATAAGCCTGCCATGTATGACTTTCCTCTTTCTAACGGCAAGTGTTCTCATGAATTTGTTCCTGATACCATTGCTGTACACAAGCTTAAGAACAGAGAAAGGTGGTTTTCTGTTCTCACCTATTTCAATTTTACATCTGCCCTCAAGGAATCGAAGTTGTATCATCTATACTAG